In a single window of the Serratia quinivorans genome:
- the frc gene encoding Formyl-coenzyme A transferase, with translation MDTLTQTLLAEIGQSFGHGDNAPAIALTVGGEGSLNSAFPVSELATASLGAAGLACAQLLQQNQGGEPQVFVDSRLASLWFGWTLRPLGWSLPAAWDALAGDYATRDGWIRLHTNAPHHRKAVEQVLGPHQDKNALAQKVLTWKKGELEQAVIEANGCAAEMRSIEAWQQHIQGKSVAQEPLCHQRQQAEAPPPGWALPAARPLHGVRVLDLTRIIAGPVATRFLAGLGADVLRIDPYGWEEPGVEHEVILGKRCARLNLKNPHDRHTFEHLLKNADVLVHGYRAGALEKLGYDAEQRRTLSPGLIDVCLNAYGWSGPWRGRRGFDSLVQMSCGLAESGMQWKNAAVPVPLPVQALDHATGYLMATAVLHGMRQRLRQGTGYSARLSLARMAQLLFDNPYPQQHPLTPLAAATAADENPETELTHWGAAQRLIAPLRLNGTALLWALPATTLGSSQPQWLRR, from the coding sequence ATGGATACCCTTACTCAAACACTGCTCGCAGAAATCGGGCAAAGCTTCGGCCACGGCGACAACGCGCCAGCAATTGCGCTGACGGTCGGCGGCGAAGGCAGCCTGAACAGCGCATTCCCGGTCAGCGAGCTGGCAACCGCCAGCCTGGGGGCCGCCGGGCTGGCCTGCGCTCAACTGCTGCAACAAAATCAGGGCGGAGAACCGCAGGTGTTTGTCGACAGCCGGCTGGCGTCGCTGTGGTTCGGCTGGACCTTACGGCCACTCGGGTGGTCATTGCCGGCCGCCTGGGACGCGCTGGCGGGTGACTATGCCACCAGGGATGGCTGGATCCGCCTGCATACCAATGCCCCTCATCACCGCAAAGCCGTAGAACAAGTGCTGGGCCCGCATCAGGATAAAAATGCACTGGCGCAAAAGGTGCTGACGTGGAAAAAAGGTGAACTGGAGCAGGCAGTGATCGAGGCCAACGGCTGCGCGGCTGAAATGCGCTCAATCGAAGCATGGCAGCAACATATTCAGGGCAAGAGCGTTGCGCAGGAGCCGCTTTGCCATCAACGACAACAGGCGGAAGCTCCGCCCCCCGGCTGGGCGCTGCCTGCCGCCAGACCGCTGCACGGCGTGCGGGTGCTGGACTTGACACGGATTATCGCCGGGCCGGTCGCCACGCGCTTTCTTGCCGGTCTGGGGGCCGACGTATTACGCATCGATCCCTACGGTTGGGAAGAACCCGGCGTCGAACATGAAGTGATCCTCGGTAAGCGCTGCGCACGGCTGAACCTGAAAAACCCCCACGATCGCCACACCTTCGAGCATTTACTGAAAAACGCCGACGTTCTGGTTCATGGTTATCGTGCCGGAGCGCTGGAAAAACTGGGTTATGACGCAGAACAACGCCGCACACTATCGCCGGGATTGATCGACGTTTGCCTCAACGCCTATGGCTGGAGTGGCCCGTGGCGAGGACGGCGTGGTTTCGACAGCCTGGTGCAAATGAGCTGTGGGCTGGCGGAATCCGGCATGCAATGGAAAAACGCCGCCGTACCTGTCCCCCTGCCGGTACAGGCACTCGATCACGCAACCGGCTACCTGATGGCGACGGCGGTGCTGCACGGCATGCGTCAACGCCTGCGACAGGGTACCGGCTATAGCGCCCGACTCTCCCTGGCACGGATGGCACAACTGCTGTTTGATAACCCTTACCCGCAACAGCATCCGTTAACGCCGCTGGCTGCAGCCACCGCTGCGGATGAAAACCCGGAAACCGAGCTAACCCATTGGGGGGCGGCACAACGCCTTATCGCGCCGCTACGGTTGAACGGCACAGCACTGCTCTGGGCATTGCCTGCGACAACCCTTGGCAGTTCACAGCCGCAATGGCTACGCCGCTAA
- the ddc_1 gene encoding L-2,4-diaminobutyrate decarboxylase, giving the protein MHPRLQQDLEQFPQILDRTRQLAEGFLTGLQQRPVCPPLAAQQLQPGDNLLADSGDGALAALDDFWRRYAEGLSASAGPRYFGFVTGGSTPAALAADWLVSAVDQNSQLSHDTVAAAIELATIVQLKDLLGLPEAFNGSFVSGATMANFVGMAIGRQWLGQQRGINVAEQGLAALGAIQVLSANAHSSSEKALSMLGMGRDALKIIDSLPNSEAIEPAALERHLAASVGVPTMVLASAGTVNTVVFDDLQQLLALRERYPFWLHVDAAFGGVAACSPHYAPRLAGWEQADSITVDAHKWLNVPYDSAIQFSRHLALQMQVFQNHSAYLEAPTQRPDNYLHLTPENSRRFRALPLWMALKAYGRSGMQDMVERNVRLAQLLGAELTASAGFHLLAPVNLNVVCFALKNVAGDATAARDRFIARLDRHGVVRCTPTRYNGQPGVRAALVNWMTEERDIHLALESIRHCLTETG; this is encoded by the coding sequence ATGCACCCACGTTTACAGCAGGACCTTGAGCAATTTCCACAGATACTCGACCGCACCCGGCAGTTGGCCGAAGGCTTCCTGACGGGCCTGCAACAGCGCCCGGTTTGCCCTCCTCTGGCCGCTCAACAGCTACAGCCGGGTGACAATTTACTGGCTGACAGCGGCGATGGCGCACTGGCGGCACTGGATGATTTCTGGCGGCGTTATGCCGAGGGTCTTTCTGCCAGCGCCGGGCCGCGTTATTTTGGCTTTGTTACCGGGGGCTCGACCCCCGCCGCATTGGCAGCAGACTGGCTGGTTAGCGCTGTCGACCAAAACAGCCAGCTGAGCCACGATACCGTGGCCGCGGCAATTGAACTGGCGACCATTGTGCAGCTAAAAGACTTGTTGGGTCTGCCAGAGGCATTCAACGGCAGTTTTGTGAGCGGGGCAACCATGGCCAACTTTGTCGGCATGGCCATTGGCCGCCAGTGGCTGGGGCAGCAGCGCGGCATCAATGTTGCGGAACAGGGGTTGGCAGCGTTAGGGGCCATACAGGTTTTGTCAGCGAATGCGCACTCCAGCAGCGAAAAAGCACTCAGCATGCTCGGCATGGGTCGCGATGCATTAAAAATTATCGACAGCCTGCCGAACTCCGAAGCTATCGAACCTGCTGCGTTGGAACGGCATCTGGCTGCCAGTGTTGGTGTACCGACCATGGTGCTGGCCAGTGCCGGAACGGTGAATACCGTGGTCTTCGACGACCTGCAGCAGCTGCTGGCGTTGCGCGAGCGCTACCCGTTCTGGTTACACGTTGATGCGGCCTTTGGCGGCGTGGCGGCCTGTTCACCGCACTATGCGCCACGCTTAGCCGGTTGGGAGCAGGCTGACTCGATTACCGTTGATGCACATAAATGGTTGAACGTGCCCTACGACAGCGCGATCCAATTTAGCCGTCATCTGGCATTGCAGATGCAGGTCTTCCAAAACCATTCGGCTTATCTGGAAGCGCCGACGCAGCGGCCAGACAACTACCTGCACCTGACTCCGGAAAACTCGCGGCGTTTTCGCGCCCTGCCGTTGTGGATGGCGTTGAAAGCTTATGGCCGCAGCGGTATGCAAGATATGGTTGAACGCAATGTTCGACTGGCGCAGTTGCTGGGGGCAGAGCTGACGGCCAGCGCGGGTTTCCACCTGCTGGCGCCAGTCAATCTGAACGTAGTGTGCTTTGCGCTCAAAAATGTCGCAGGCGATGCTACTGCTGCACGCGATCGCTTTATAGCCCGTCTCGATCGGCACGGCGTAGTGCGCTGCACCCCTACCCGTTATAACGGACAGCCGGGGGTCCGTGCTGCGTTGGTCAACTGGATGACCGAGGAACGCGATATCCATCTGGCGTTGGAATCGATACGTCACTGTTTGACAGAGACTGGCTGA
- the rcsA_2 gene encoding Colanic acid capsular biosynthesis activation protein A, protein MPTIIMDSCSYTRLGLTDYLTTHGVKKRQINAIGDIDDLHEKCSKLKPSLVFINEDCFIHEANATERIKGVISLHPDTLFFIFMAITNVHFDDYLYVRKNVIISSKSIKPETMNQLLSHYLERKAPRTEKTSFDQTPVTLSQTESNMLRMWMSGQGTIEISDQMQIKAKTVSSHKGNIKRKIKTHNKQIIYHVVRLTDTLTSGIFVNSR, encoded by the coding sequence ATGCCAACGATCATTATGGATTCATGCAGCTATACCAGATTGGGTTTAACAGACTACCTGACAACGCACGGAGTAAAAAAACGCCAGATTAATGCTATTGGTGATATCGACGATCTGCATGAAAAATGCAGCAAGTTGAAGCCTAGCCTGGTATTTATTAATGAAGACTGTTTTATACACGAAGCTAACGCGACGGAACGTATAAAAGGGGTGATATCACTGCACCCTGACACCTTATTCTTCATCTTTATGGCCATCACCAACGTACATTTTGACGATTATTTATATGTTCGTAAAAATGTCATCATCTCGTCAAAATCGATCAAACCAGAGACTATGAATCAACTACTTAGTCACTATCTGGAAAGAAAAGCTCCTCGTACTGAAAAAACCTCATTTGATCAGACTCCGGTTACGCTCAGCCAAACTGAATCAAACATGTTACGCATGTGGATGTCGGGTCAGGGCACCATCGAGATATCCGACCAGATGCAAATTAAAGCCAAAACCGTCTCTTCCCACAAGGGAAATATCAAAAGAAAAATTAAAACGCACAACAAACAGATTATTTATCATGTTGTTCGTTTGACCGACACGCTAACCAGCGGGATATTTGTCAATAGCCGCTAG
- a CDS encoding Protein of uncharacterised function (DUF3111), which produces MNMLRLSISLALFAGFPAQALLLQQGETRYEIDPATLQVTAGKIQVNQAQVGQTVANLQSTPAQASWQWPNSAMQLTARLEDGDLRLSFSSSRAQTLNWFTLPPQATTLLLPIGEGSRIPLDNAVWQRYLVKEMTPLDTNWDLKLPLWSQQQQGKVYSWLLLTPFSNQVTFAGAKNMLTMHSSHQFNRFNQQQAFEVLLHVGDTPLSGARRYREYLQQSGQFSSLRDKIRIAPEGEKLIGATHIYLWGDKLLAPADVKNWPGLLAWLTSPSGETLWQKMDAESQKTVQKLAGKTPEGWQQQALVDALNQALVALTPLKATPDDKDFLQAQRRQATNVREWAQRQLGAYLTPPDSWGQGLAKPLIEALHQAGLPRLWLGTDNWTAEFLHPQAVESAKKSGYLIASYDSYDTGIPRGVNDSWLTAQLPTALREKVRHSTGRRQ; this is translated from the coding sequence ATGAACATGCTTCGCCTCTCTATCAGCCTCGCCCTGTTTGCCGGTTTCCCCGCCCAGGCCCTGCTCTTGCAACAGGGTGAAACCCGCTATGAAATCGATCCGGCCACGCTGCAGGTCACCGCAGGCAAGATCCAGGTCAACCAGGCGCAGGTTGGGCAAACCGTGGCTAACCTGCAAAGCACGCCTGCCCAGGCAAGTTGGCAATGGCCCAACAGCGCCATGCAGCTCACCGCCAGGCTGGAAGACGGCGATCTGCGCCTGAGCTTCAGCAGCAGCCGGGCGCAAACGCTGAACTGGTTCACCCTGCCGCCGCAGGCCACCACCCTACTGTTACCGATTGGCGAAGGCAGCCGCATCCCGCTGGATAACGCCGTCTGGCAGCGTTATCTGGTGAAAGAAATGACACCGCTGGATACCAACTGGGATCTGAAGCTGCCGCTGTGGAGCCAACAGCAGCAGGGCAAGGTGTATAGCTGGTTGTTGCTCACCCCGTTCAGCAATCAGGTTACCTTTGCCGGCGCTAAAAACATGCTCACCATGCACAGCAGCCACCAGTTCAACCGTTTTAATCAACAACAAGCCTTCGAGGTGTTACTGCACGTAGGCGATACCCCACTTTCCGGCGCTCGCCGTTATCGCGAATACCTGCAGCAAAGCGGGCAGTTCAGCAGCCTGCGCGATAAAATCCGTATCGCGCCGGAGGGTGAGAAACTAATAGGTGCCACCCATATTTATCTGTGGGGCGACAAGCTGTTGGCACCGGCCGACGTGAAAAATTGGCCGGGATTACTTGCCTGGCTGACATCGCCAAGCGGCGAAACGCTGTGGCAGAAAATGGATGCCGAAAGCCAGAAAACGGTGCAGAAACTGGCGGGAAAAACGCCGGAAGGCTGGCAGCAACAGGCCTTGGTTGATGCCCTTAATCAGGCGTTGGTGGCATTAACGCCACTGAAAGCCACGCCGGATGACAAGGATTTTCTGCAGGCGCAGCGCCGGCAAGCCACTAACGTGCGGGAATGGGCGCAGCGGCAGCTAGGGGCCTATCTGACACCGCCGGATAGCTGGGGCCAGGGGCTGGCGAAACCGCTGATCGAGGCGTTGCATCAGGCAGGCCTGCCCCGTCTGTGGCTGGGTACCGATAACTGGACCGCCGAATTCCTGCATCCGCAGGCGGTAGAAAGTGCCAAAAAATCGGGTTACCTGATTGCCAGCTACGACTCTTACGACACCGGCATTCCGCGTGGGGTCAATGACAGTTGGCTAACCGCCCAACTGCCAACGGCGCTACGTGAAAAAGTGCGCCATAGTACGGGCCGACGGCAGTAA
- a CDS encoding Dextransucrase DSRB, whose translation MYLVSLPDYPAGVWFFNEIDSRDGTFVELRQVASQAPDSK comes from the coding sequence ATGTATCTGGTCTCTTTGCCTGACTATCCTGCCGGTGTCTGGTTCTTTAACGAGATAGACAGTCGTGACGGCACCTTTGTTGAACTGCGACAGGTCGCTTCTCAGGCTCCAGACTCCAAATAG
- the sapB_1 gene encoding magnesium transport protein MgtC yields the protein MAMTPFVLNLLLAMSLGAVIGAERQWRQRMAGLRTNALVATGAAVFILSSMSTDPSSAGRVAAQIVSGIGFLGAGVIMREGLNIRGLNTAATLWCSAAIGVLCGLGQYWNAVLATLVILCANILLREAAQRINLQPQQQATDLEVCYRIQVTCGEQDEILVRTLILQALNGVALKLQSLRSADISIPGQLEVCAEITANPSVQKEIEGIVCRVSLEKSVSAVRWRIASELPV from the coding sequence ATGGCTATGACTCCTTTTGTTTTAAATTTATTACTGGCGATGAGCCTGGGCGCGGTTATTGGCGCTGAGCGGCAGTGGCGCCAACGTATGGCCGGTCTGCGCACCAATGCATTGGTGGCAACCGGAGCTGCGGTCTTTATCCTCAGTTCCATGTCTACCGATCCTTCCAGCGCCGGACGAGTTGCCGCGCAAATTGTCTCCGGTATCGGCTTTTTGGGTGCCGGGGTGATTATGCGTGAAGGGCTGAATATCCGCGGGCTGAATACCGCCGCCACGCTGTGGTGTTCTGCGGCGATCGGCGTGCTGTGCGGCCTTGGGCAGTATTGGAACGCGGTACTGGCGACGCTGGTGATCCTGTGTGCGAATATCCTGCTGCGTGAAGCGGCGCAGCGCATCAACCTGCAACCCCAGCAGCAGGCGACCGATCTGGAAGTGTGTTACCGCATTCAGGTCACCTGCGGTGAGCAGGATGAAATACTGGTGCGTACCCTGATATTGCAGGCGCTAAATGGTGTGGCATTAAAATTACAATCGCTGCGCAGTGCGGATATTTCCATTCCCGGTCAGTTGGAGGTTTGCGCGGAAATAACCGCAAATCCCTCGGTGCAAAAAGAAATTGAGGGCATAGTCTGTCGTGTCAGCCTGGAAAAAAGCGTGAGTGCCGTGCGCTGGCGCATTGCTTCCGAATTGCCTGTTTGA
- the ampR_1 gene encoding HTH-type transcriptional activator AmpR — protein MLNDSIPLHILPTFVIAARLENLRATALQVHLTHGAVSQQIQQLERAIGCPLFERQGRGLRLNSAGRELLAVAEPALQALQQGVSRVRRIAQSQALRISVLPSFAHYWLMPRLPSFHTACADIALDIDASLVVQDLVRKGFDAAIRLGNGQWAEMQAQWIASGDVVPVATPALADQWQAAFDRGASGIPLLEHDVTPWRSWFTAHQQVESGRPLALFNDAGLLIRAAEQGFGIALVKKLLVSDALAEGRLTALAPARHLDQIDFYLVWPQTAGLTPAVEALLHWLQRQLA, from the coding sequence ATGTTAAATGACTCGATCCCACTGCACATTCTGCCGACCTTTGTGATTGCCGCTCGGTTAGAGAATTTGCGCGCTACTGCCCTGCAAGTACATCTTACCCATGGTGCCGTCAGCCAGCAGATCCAACAGCTCGAACGGGCAATCGGCTGCCCGCTGTTTGAACGGCAGGGGCGCGGGCTGCGCCTGAATAGCGCCGGACGTGAGCTGTTGGCCGTTGCCGAACCGGCACTGCAGGCATTGCAGCAGGGCGTCAGCCGGGTCAGGAGGATTGCGCAAAGTCAGGCTCTGCGTATCAGCGTGCTGCCCTCTTTTGCGCATTACTGGTTAATGCCGCGTCTGCCATCTTTTCATACGGCCTGTGCCGATATTGCGTTGGATATCGACGCCTCGCTGGTAGTGCAGGATCTGGTGCGCAAAGGGTTTGATGCGGCCATCCGCCTCGGCAATGGTCAATGGGCAGAGATGCAGGCACAGTGGATTGCCTCCGGAGATGTGGTGCCGGTGGCTACCCCGGCGCTGGCCGACCAGTGGCAGGCAGCATTTGACCGTGGTGCGTCAGGCATACCGCTGTTGGAACATGATGTTACGCCGTGGCGTAGTTGGTTCACTGCGCATCAGCAGGTGGAGTCCGGCCGTCCCTTGGCATTATTCAATGATGCGGGATTGTTGATCCGCGCGGCTGAGCAAGGGTTTGGCATCGCGCTGGTGAAAAAACTACTGGTGAGTGATGCGCTGGCAGAGGGCCGCTTGACCGCACTGGCACCGGCACGACATCTTGATCAGATAGACTTTTATCTGGTTTGGCCGCAAACCGCCGGATTGACGCCGGCGGTCGAAGCATTATTGCACTGGTTGCAGCGGCAATTGGCCTGA
- a CDS encoding Protein of uncharacterised function (DUF3111) — MKKCAIVRADGSKKPGFGKQGYYLNPGCVLPYSQQRMRELVQLAGLNSLFLDVDGTGMVSDDYQPDHPTGAAQMAQARNARLAWFSNTLKLPLGSEDGNAVTARHIMFAHGMETWGFGWGDKQMNQDKSSPYYLGAWWPNAQPAFFFSPAKVKEPYRTVEFDPRYRLPMYQAVFHDAVISSHHWNYDNLKFSDVKTTRSLLSLLYNTAPMFHLSRATLQTRLPQIKQADAAFRPLHLALWDKALTDFQWLDQTGWVQQTTFSDGSTLTANFGQQAFDGIAAHSLRAKLADGRILNITP, encoded by the coding sequence GTGAAAAAGTGCGCCATAGTACGGGCCGACGGCAGTAAAAAGCCTGGTTTCGGCAAGCAGGGTTACTACCTCAATCCAGGCTGCGTGCTGCCTTACTCTCAGCAGCGCATGCGCGAACTGGTGCAGTTGGCCGGGCTAAACAGCCTGTTTTTGGACGTTGACGGTACCGGGATGGTTTCAGACGACTATCAGCCCGATCACCCGACCGGCGCAGCGCAAATGGCGCAGGCCCGCAATGCGCGGCTGGCCTGGTTCAGCAATACCCTTAAGCTGCCGCTCGGCTCCGAGGATGGCAACGCGGTAACCGCACGCCACATCATGTTTGCCCACGGCATGGAAACCTGGGGATTTGGCTGGGGGGATAAACAGATGAATCAGGATAAGTCCTCCCCTTACTACCTTGGAGCCTGGTGGCCCAATGCCCAACCGGCTTTCTTCTTCAGCCCGGCTAAAGTAAAAGAGCCTTATCGCACGGTGGAATTTGATCCGCGTTATCGTCTGCCCATGTATCAGGCGGTATTTCACGATGCGGTGATCAGCAGCCACCACTGGAATTACGACAACCTGAAGTTTAGCGATGTCAAAACCACCCGCAGCCTGCTGAGCCTGTTGTACAACACCGCGCCGATGTTCCACCTCAGCCGCGCGACCTTGCAGACACGCCTGCCGCAAATCAAACAGGCCGATGCGGCCTTCCGTCCGCTGCATCTGGCACTGTGGGATAAGGCACTGACCGACTTCCAATGGCTTGATCAAACCGGTTGGGTACAGCAAACCACCTTCAGCGACGGTTCAACCCTGACGGCCAACTTTGGCCAACAAGCATTCGATGGCATTGCCGCCCATAGTCTGCGAGCCAAACTGGCGGACGGTCGCATCCTGAACATCACGCCATAG
- the ppsC gene encoding Beta-ketoacyl-acyl-carrier-protein synthase I, with protein MSANPALPNTMKVVEISQPGEPEVLISSQRPLPTLQQGEILVKVAAAGVNRPDVMQRRGQYAPPAGASDIPGLEIAGTVVAIGIGVQNYAIGDAVCALIAGGGYAEYCKVHESNALPVPEGFSLIEAAAIPETFFTVWVNVFQRGHLKAGETVLIHGGTSGIGTVATLLAKAFCARVITTVGSEEKRQASLALGADVAINYRNEDFVEQTQRATNGKGADVIVDLIAGDYVAKNYQAAAMDGRIVQIGTQNGVVKELNLMPLLIKRLTHTGSTLRARSVEDKAQIAADLRQKVWPLLERGALKPQIFKTFPLDQAAEAHALMESSQHIGKIMLTI; from the coding sequence ATGTCAGCCAACCCAGCGCTGCCCAACACCATGAAAGTCGTCGAAATCAGCCAGCCTGGCGAACCAGAGGTTCTGATTAGCAGCCAAAGACCGCTGCCAACCCTGCAACAGGGAGAAATTCTGGTGAAGGTTGCTGCCGCCGGCGTTAACCGCCCTGATGTGATGCAACGCCGCGGCCAATACGCACCGCCTGCTGGCGCATCGGATATTCCTGGTCTGGAGATCGCCGGTACCGTAGTCGCTATCGGTATTGGGGTACAAAATTACGCCATCGGCGACGCGGTTTGCGCCCTGATTGCCGGCGGCGGTTACGCAGAATACTGCAAAGTACATGAAAGCAATGCGCTGCCGGTACCCGAGGGCTTTAGCCTGATTGAAGCGGCGGCGATCCCGGAAACCTTCTTTACCGTGTGGGTCAACGTGTTCCAACGCGGGCACCTTAAGGCTGGCGAAACCGTATTGATCCACGGCGGAACCTCCGGTATCGGCACTGTCGCCACCCTGCTGGCGAAAGCCTTTTGCGCCCGGGTGATCACCACCGTCGGCTCCGAAGAAAAGCGTCAGGCCAGTCTGGCATTGGGTGCCGATGTGGCGATTAACTACCGCAACGAAGATTTTGTTGAACAGACCCAGCGCGCGACTAACGGCAAGGGAGCCGACGTGATTGTCGATCTGATTGCCGGTGATTACGTGGCGAAGAACTACCAGGCGGCGGCGATGGACGGGCGCATTGTGCAAATCGGCACCCAGAACGGCGTGGTGAAGGAACTGAACCTGATGCCACTGCTGATCAAGCGCCTGACCCATACCGGCTCGACCTTGCGGGCACGCAGCGTGGAAGATAAAGCGCAAATTGCCGCTGATTTACGCCAGAAGGTGTGGCCGCTGCTGGAGCGCGGCGCATTAAAACCGCAGATATTCAAAACCTTCCCGCTGGATCAGGCCGCGGAAGCCCATGCGCTGATGGAGTCCAGTCAGCATATCGGTAAAATCATGCTGACTATCTAG
- a CDS encoding MlotiK1 channel gives MTTDTASLSLRQRSYRLLFDNHSRSGRRMEAFWVSTALLSVVLLFLEPGGSALYAPGQQAIYLFFYAEVFFTVIFTIEYLLRLWSTPRDQHYARSFFGVVDLLTVLPMYIIWFYPHMTVEFVMLLRVVRILRVLRVLKLLRYMSEMGMIWRSIKLARHKLAMFFGFVAVVLCVFGGLMYAIEGGSGGFTSLAASVYWAVVTLTTVGYGDIVPHTPLGRLLTSVLILLGYSIIAVPTGILTAYMSQELQRNRERRNCEQCQRGGHETEAIFCKYCGSALPPLTGKHSHK, from the coding sequence ATGACCACTGACACTGCGTCGTTGAGCTTACGCCAACGCAGTTATCGATTGTTGTTCGACAACCACTCCCGTAGCGGCCGCAGGATGGAAGCCTTTTGGGTCAGTACCGCGCTGCTCAGCGTGGTGCTGCTGTTTCTTGAGCCGGGCGGCAGCGCCTTGTACGCGCCGGGGCAGCAAGCGATTTATCTTTTCTTTTATGCCGAGGTTTTTTTTACCGTTATTTTCACGATCGAATATTTGCTACGGCTGTGGAGCACCCCGCGTGACCAGCACTATGCCCGCAGTTTTTTCGGCGTTGTCGACCTATTGACGGTACTGCCGATGTATATCATCTGGTTTTACCCGCATATGACGGTGGAATTCGTGATGCTGCTGCGCGTCGTGCGGATACTGCGGGTGTTACGGGTGTTGAAACTGCTGCGTTACATGAGTGAGATGGGCATGATTTGGCGCAGCATCAAACTGGCGCGTCACAAGCTGGCGATGTTTTTTGGTTTTGTCGCAGTGGTGCTGTGCGTCTTTGGCGGCCTGATGTATGCGATTGAGGGGGGGAGCGGGGGCTTTACCAGCCTGGCGGCCTCCGTTTATTGGGCGGTAGTGACGCTGACCACCGTGGGATACGGCGATATTGTTCCCCATACCCCGTTGGGGCGGTTACTGACTTCGGTACTTATCCTGCTGGGCTATTCAATCATCGCGGTGCCGACCGGCATTCTGACGGCCTATATGTCGCAGGAGCTGCAACGTAACCGTGAAAGGCGTAATTGTGAGCAATGTCAAAGAGGTGGCCACGAGACTGAGGCCATATTTTGTAAATATTGTGGCAGTGCCTTACCCCCGCTAACCGGGAAACACAGTCACAAATGA